From Antennarius striatus isolate MH-2024 chromosome 9, ASM4005453v1, whole genome shotgun sequence, one genomic window encodes:
- the pik3r4 gene encoding phosphoinositide 3-kinase regulatory subunit 4 has translation MGNQLAGIAPAQILSVDSYFSDIHDHEYDKSLGSTRFFKVARAKHREGLVVVKVFAIQDPSLPLTSYKQELEELKIRLSSCHNCLPFQKASLTEKAAILFRQYARDNLYDRISTRPFLNDVEKRWLAFQILTAVDQAHRAGVRHGDIKTENVMVTSWNWVLLTDFASFKPTHLPEDNPADFNYFFDTSRRRTCYIAPERFVDGSMFATESDQNTPLVDLTSSNQRSRGELKQAMDIFSAGCVIAELFTEGVPLFDLSQLLAYRRGLFQTEQVLLKIEDRSVRELVAHMVQRDAERRLTAEEYLKQQRGRAFPDIFYTFLQPYMAQFAKDTFQSADERVLVVRKDLDNILHNLRGGSPPPDGAPSPGEEQGLVVLVSVITSCLQTLRCCDSKLAALELLLQLAPRLGVDVLLDRVTPYLLHFCSDPAPRVRAQAVRTLARVLALVKEVPRNDVNIYPEYVLPGIAHLAQDDATIVRLAYAENIAHLAESALRFLELVQENNVNTEQDAGGEDAEETLHPNDNYDSELQALHEMVQQKVVTLLSDPENIVKQSLMENGITRLCVFFGRQKANDVLLSHMITFLNDKNDWHLRAAFFHSIVGVAAYVGWQSSSILKPLLQQGLSDTEEFVISTALDALTCMCQLGLLQKPHLYEFVSDIAPFLCHPNLWIRYGAVGFITVIGQHLNVADVYCKLMPHLNAFITQPIIQIDQELVLLSVLKEPVSRSILDYALRSRDISSLLRHLLLRQKKRGGSIPECPAPEDPAIAQLLKKLLSQGMTEAEEDQLLALKDFMLKSHRAKATMGEQNPLGGAQTGLIDLALLGITGRQVDLVRPRPEGEDKRARKHTKQDATMNEEWKSMFGSQEPPSAQVATAPDGPSSQARKASTVPAPAVLQSMASGPAYQRRVNTCRAELQQLVQQKREQCSAERMAKHLMESNEWESRPPPPGWHPRGLLVAHLHEHKAAVTRVRVSDEHAIFATASNDGTVKVWDSQKMEGKTTTTRSVLTYSRAGGPVKTLTFCQGSHYLAVASDSGAIQLLAVEANKPPKSPKVQPFQTRCLDLQEDGCAVDMHHFNAGAQSVLAYATVNGALIGWDLRAGANAWALRHDLRLGLITSFAVDVHQCWLCVGTSSGTMACWDMRFQLPISSHAHPARARIRRLLMHPLYQSSIIAAVQGNNEVSMWDMETGDRKFTLWASSTPPLSEMQPSPHSVHGLYCSPADGNPLLLTAGSDMRIRFWDLAYPERSYIVAGGANDSLHCPSVLYSRKIIEGTEVVQEIHSKQKSGVVEDSPRRGPESLPVGHHDIITDIATFQTTQGFIVTSSRDGIVKVWK, from the exons ATGGGGAACCAGCTGGCGGGCATCGCCCCGGCCCAGATCCTGTCGGTGGACAGCTACTTCTCTGACATCCATGACCACGAGTACGACAAGAGCCTGGGCAGCACGCGCTTCTTCAAGGTGGCGCGGGCCAAGCACCGGGAGGGGCTGGTGGTGGTGAAGGTGTTCGCCATCCAGGACCCGTCGCTGCCGCTCACCAGCTACaagcaggagctggaggagctgaagattCGCCTCAGCTCCTGCCACAACTGCCTGCCCTTCCAGAAGGCCTCGCTGACAGAGAAGGCGGCCATCTTGTTCCGCCAGTACGCGCGGGACAACCTGTACGACCGCATCAGCACGCGCCCCTTCCTCAACGACGTGGAGAAGCGCTGGCTGGCCTTCCAGATCCTCACCGCCGTGGACCAGGCCCACCGGGCCGGCGTGCGCCACGGCGACATCAAGACGGAGAACGTGATGGTGACCAGCTGGAACTGGGTGCTACTCACCGACTTCGCCAGCTTCAAGCCCACCCACCTGCCCGAGGACAACCCGGCCGACTTCAACTACTTCTTCGACACGTCGCGCCGCCGGACCTGCTACATCGCGCCGGAGCGCTTCGTGGACGGCAGCATGTTCGCCACGGAGAGCGACCAGAACACGCCGCTGGTGGACCTGACCAGTAGCAACCAGAGGAGCCGGGGGGAGCTGAAGCAGGCCATGGACATCTTCTCCGCAG GCTGCGTGATCGCTGAGCTGTTCACGGAGGGCGTGCCCCTCTTCGACCTGTCCCAGCTGCTGGCCTACAGGAGGGGGCTGTTCCAGACCGAGCAGGTCCTCCTGAAGATCGAGGACCGCAGCGTCCGCGAGCTG GTGGCCCACATGGTGCAAAGAGACGCGGAGCGGCGCCTGACGGCGGAGGAGTACCTGAAGCAGCAGCGGGGGCGGGCCTTCCCCGACATCTTCTACACCTTCCTGCAGCCCTACATGGCCCAGTTCGCCAAGGACACCTTCCAGTCGGCGGACGAGCGCGTGCTCGTGGTCCGCAAGGACCTGGACAACATCCTGCACAACCTGAGGGGag GCTCCCCGCCCCCTGACGGCGCGCCCAGCCCCGGGGAGGAGCAGGGcctggtggtgctggtgtccgtcatcacttcctgtctgcagacgcTTCGCTGCTGCGACTCCAAGCTGGCGgcgctggagctgctgctgcagctggcgCCGCGGCTGGGCGTGGACGTGCTGCTGGACCGCGTCACGCCCTACCTGCTGCACTTCTGCAGCGACCCCGCCCCCCGGGTGCGCGCCCAAGCCGTGCGCACCCTGGCCCGGGTGCTGGCGCTGGTGAAGGAGGTCCCCCGCAACGACGTCAACATCTACCCCGAGTACGTCCTGCCAGGCATCGCCCACCTCGCCCAGGACGACGCCACCATCGTCAGGCTGGCCTACGCAG AGAACATCGCCCACCTGGCGGAGAGCGCGCTGCGTTTCCTGGAGCTGGTCCAGGAGAACAACGTCAACACTGAGCAGGACGCCGGTGGCGAGGACGCCGAGGAGACGCTCCACCCCAACGACAACTACGACTCAG aGCTGCAGGCGCTGCACGAGATGGTGCAGCAGAAGGTGGTGACCCTGCTGAGCGACCCGGAGAACATCGTGAAGCAGTCGCTGATGGAGAACGGCATCACGCGTCTCTGCGTGTTCTTCGGCCGGCAGAAGGCCAACGACGTGCTGCTGTCTCACATGATCACCTTCCTGAACGACAAGAACGACTGGCACCTGAGGGCCGCCTTCTTCCACAGCATCGTGG gcgtgGCGGCCTACGTGGGCTGGCAGAGCTCGTCCATCCTGAAGCCCCTCCTCCAGCAGGGCCTGAGCGACACGGAGGAGTTCGTCATCTCCACGGCGCTGGACGCGCTCACCTGCATGTGTCAGCTGGGGCTGCTGCAGAAGCCACACCTCTACGAGTTTGTCAGCGACATTG CTCCGTTCCTGTGTCACCCCAATCTGTGGATCCGCTACGGGGCGGTGGGCTTCATCACCGTCATCGGGCAACACCTGAACGTGGCCGACGTCTACTGCAAGCTGATGCCCCACCTGAACGCCTTCATCACGCAGCCCATCATCCAG ATCGACCAGGAGCTGGTGCTGCTCAGCGTGCTGAAGGAGCCGGTGAGCCGCTCCATCCTGGACTACGCGCTGCGCTCCAGGGACATCTCCAGCCTGCTGCGCCACCTGCTGCTGCGGCAGAAGAAACGCGGCGGCTCCATCCCAGAATGCCCTGCTCCTGAGGACCCCGCCATCGCCCAGCTGCTCAAGAAGCTGCTGTCACAG GGGATGACGGAGGCAGAGGAGGACCAGCTGCTGGCGCTGAAGGACTTCATGCTGAAGTCCCACCGCGCCAAAGCCACCATGGGGGAGCAGAACCCGCTGGGGGGGGCCCAGACCGGACTCATCGACCTGGCCCTACTGGGCATCACCGGCCGCCAGGTGGACCTGGTGAGACCCCGGCCCGAGGGGGAGGACAAGAGag CCAGGAAACACACCAAGCAGGACGCCACCATGAACGAGGAGTGGAAGAGCATGTTCGGGTCCCAGGAGCCCCCCTCCGCTCAGGTCGCCACG GCTCCTGACGGGCCATCCAGCCAGGCTAGGAAGGCGTCGACCGTGCCGGCGCCAGCCGTGCTGCAGTCGATGGCGAGTGGCCCCGCCTACCAGAGGCGGGTCAACACCTGCAGGGCGGAGCTTCAGCAGCTGGTGCAGCAGAAGAGGGAGCAGTGCAGCGCCGAGCGCATGGCCAAGCACCTGATGGAGAGCAACGAGTGGGAGAGCCGGCCCCCCCCGCCAG gctGGCACCCCCGGGGGCTCCTGGTCGCCCACCTCCACGAACACAAGGCCGCCGTCACACGCGTGCGCGTGTCCGACGAACACGCCATCTTCGCCACGGCGTCCAACGACGGCACCGTCAAGGTGTGGGACAGCCAGAAGATGGAGGGCaagaccaccaccaccag gtCGGTGCTGACCTACTCGCGGGCCGGGGGCCCGGTGAAGACGCTGACCTTCTGCCAGGGGTCACACTACCTCGCCGTGGCGTCGGACAGCGGCGCAATCCAGCTGCTGGCGGTGGAGGCCAACAAACCGCCCAAATCCCCCAAAGTTCAGCCCTTCCAGACCAG GTGCCTGGACCTGCAGGAGGACGGCTGCGCGGTGGACATGCACCACTTCAACGCGGGGGCCCAGTCGGTGCTGGCCTACGCCACGGTGAAcggcgctctgattggctgggacCTGCGCGCCGGCGCCAACGCCTGGGCGTTGCGCCATGACCTGCGCCTGGGCCTCATCACCTCCTTCGCCGTGGACGTGCACCAGTGCTGGCTGTGTGTGGGCACGAGCAGCGGCACCATGGCATGCTGGGACATGCGGTTTCAGCTCCCCATCTCTAGCCACGCCCACCCGGCCCGCGCACGAATCCGACGGCTGCTGATGCACCCGCTCTATCAGTCGTCCATCATCGCAg CCGTCCAGGGGAACAACGAGGTGTCGATGTGGGACATGGAGActggagacaggaagttcaCCCTGTGGGCTAGCTCCACCCCCCCGCTGTCAgagatgcag ccgtCTCCACACAGTGTTCATGGGCTCTACTGCAGCCCGGCTGATGGGAACCCTCTGCTGCTGACTGCTGGGTCTGACATGAGGATCAG GTTCTGGGACCTGGCCTATCCTGAGCGGTCGTACATCGTTGCGGGCGGGGCCAACGACTCGCTGCACTGCCCGTCCGTTCTGTACAGCAGGAAGATCATCGAGGGCACCGAGGTGGTGCAG GAGATCCACAGCAAGCAGAAGAGCGGCGTGGTGGAGGACTCGCCCCGCCGCGGCCCAGAATCCCTCCCGGTGGGacaccatgacatcatcaccgaCATCGCCACCTTCCAGACGACGCAGGGCTTCATCGTCACCTCGTCCAGAGACGGCATCGTCAAGGTGTGGAAGTGA